The Deltaproteobacteria bacterium genome contains the following window.
AAGAAGGTCTTTCGTCTCCCTTTCGGGCACTTCGCCATTTCCTGATCAATCAAGGATGAATTCGAATATCGCCTTACGCGTGAATTCAAGAGACTCCCTAAAACGACTGGATGTCTTCCTCTCCCAAAAGAAGACACTTCTCTCTCGAACCCAGATCAAACGGCTGATCGAGAAAGGAAATGTTCAGGTTGGGGGAAGGAAGGTCAAAGCGGGAATGCGGTTGAAGGAAAATGATGTGGTCACCCTAACCCTTCCCAAGCCCCAGAAGCTGGAGACCCAGGCAGAACCCATCCCGCTGACCATTCTCTATGAGGATCGCCATCTCATCGTGGTGGACAAACCTGCGGGAATGGTCGTCCACCCGGCGGCTGGAAACTTTTCGGGTACGCTGGTCAATGCCCTTCTCCATTATTGTACCGACCTCTCGGGAATCGGTGGGGTTCTGCGCCCGGGAATTGTCCATCGCTTGGACAAAGACACTTCGGGCGTGCTAGTGGTGGCGAAAGAAGATTTTACGCACCGGGCTTTATCCGCCCAATTCAAGGAGCATACTCCTCTTCGGAAATACGTTGGCATTGTCTTTGGCCAGATTCCGGATGAAGGTCAGAGCGAGGCCATCATTGGCCGTCATCCGACGCACCGCCAGAAAATGTCTGTCCGGCCCAGAAAAGGCAGGGAAGCTCGAACCCATTGGCAGGTTTTGGAGCGCTACCATCACTTTTGCCTGGCGGAATTCCGCTTGCAGACTGGACGAACCCATCAGATCCGAGTTCATCTTTCTTCCCTCGGCCATCCCATCCTTGGCGATCCCTTATACGGCGGCCGGAAGAGGTTGGTGGCGATTGAACCCTTGCTCCTCCGGCAAGGGCTTCAAAAATTGCGGCGGCAGGCTCTTCATGCTGGCGCGCTCGGTTTCGTTCATCCGGTTACTGGAGAAAAATTGATTTTTTCGTCCCCCCTCCCTGCGGACATAGAAGAAGCCATCGCGTTATTAAAAAAACTGGATGGCGCAGGAGATTTCTTTTCCCAAAGAGAAGAATGGGGGGGCCAGAAGTCGGAAGGAATAGACCCTTTCTGAAAAAAGGAATCCGCCAAGTGGAATTTCTGCGAATTGAAGAATGGGAAAAAAGGGGTAGGATCGTCCATGGCTTTGGGAAGAGAGGGGAAGCGGGGGATAAGGTTTCTAAGAAAGATTGGTGGGGTCATTCCTTGCAGGAGAGGGGTGAGCTTTTCCCCCTGGTGGCCCTTCGCCAGGTCCACGGGGACAGGGTTGTTGTTTTTGCCGGGGGGAGCCAGCAACCGGGAGACCTCTGGCTGCAAGAGGGAGACGCTTTAATCAGCTGTTTACCGGGATATGCCTTGAGTGTGTTCACCGCCGACTGTTTACCCGTCCTACTTTTCGACCCTGTCCAACAAGCGGTGGGCATCGTTCATGCGGGGTGGAGAGGAACGGCCAAGGCCATTTCCTTTAAGGCAGTGGAAAAAATGCGCGAGGTTTTCAGGTGTAAAGGGGAAAACATTCTGGTCGCCATGGGACCGTGCATTGGGCCCTGTTGTTTGGAAGTGGATGGGCCGGTGCAAGAAGCTTTTTCTGTAACGAGGCTTCCCTGGGGGCAGATAGCCTCTCCTCGCGGGAGAGGAAAATGGTCCTTGGATTTATATCAAGCCAATACCTGGTTATTGAAGGAAGCGGGAGTGACAGAAGCGAACATCCAGCGGGTGGATTATTGTACCTATTGCTGTCCCGATACATTTTATTCATACCGGGCTGGGGGGAAGACCCGAGGGAGACAATTGAACTTCCTTGCCTTGAGCAAGAGGGCTTAAGAGAGGGTCATGGCAAAAGAAAATCTCCAAAAATATTTCTTGACAAGGGTTTGGCCAATTCTTACAATAGGATAGAATCCTTCCGCAGGGATTGCCGAAAAAAATCAAAGAATCTGCCTTGAATTCTAATCCAACAAAATCCTTTCTGGAAACCGAACAAGGTTCACATGTGCTCGTTAGGGGTTTCAAAAGGTTCATAAGTAAAGCGGTGGAAAAGATATTCATTTGGCCTTGGAGCCTATAGCCTTTTTCTCCCTTCTTGCCTTCAGGACTGGAAAAGACTTCCGCCTGCGGAGAAGGGCGAGAGCGTTTTACTTCTAACCACTCGTTGGGCAGCCGGGATTGGCGACAATTAAGAACTTTTATTTTTTTAAGGAGTGGCAATGAATATTATTGATCTGAAAGAGAAGAAGATCAGTGAGCTGAATAAATTGGCTCGGCAGCTCAACGTCGAGGGTGCCAGCGGGATGCGCAAACAAGATCTTATTTTTGCCATCCTTCAGGCCCAGACCGAGAAGAATGGGCTGATTTATGGGGAAGGAGTTCTGGAAACCCTACCAGACGGTTTCGGATTCCTCCGGTCTCCGGATTTTAATTATTTGCCGGGGCCCGATGACATCTATGTTTCGCCTTCCCAGATCCGGCGGTTTAACTTACGCACAGGAGATACTATTGCCGGTCAGATTCGGCCCCCAAAAGAAGGGGAGCGCTATTTTGCTTTATTAAAGGTTGAAGCAGTAAATTACGAAGAGCCAGATTTGGCCAGGGAAAAAATTCTCTTCGATAACCTCACTCCCCTCTATCCCAATGCCCGGATTAATTTAGAAGTGGCCGGGGATAATAACATGTCCATGCGGGTCATGGACCTTCTGACGCCGATCGGGATGGGGCAGCGCGGTTTGATCGTCAGCCCCCCGCGCGCCGGCAAAACGATGATCCTCCAAGCCATTGCCAACAGCGTGA
Protein-coding sequences here:
- the pgeF gene encoding peptidoglycan editing factor PgeF, with product MEFLRIEEWEKRGRIVHGFGKRGEAGDKVSKKDWWGHSLQERGELFPLVALRQVHGDRVVVFAGGSQQPGDLWLQEGDALISCLPGYALSVFTADCLPVLLFDPVQQAVGIVHAGWRGTAKAISFKAVEKMREVFRCKGENILVAMGPCIGPCCLEVDGPVQEAFSVTRLPWGQIASPRGRGKWSLDLYQANTWLLKEAGVTEANIQRVDYCTYCCPDTFYSYRAGGKTRGRQLNFLALSKRA
- a CDS encoding RluA family pseudouridine synthase, producing the protein MNSNIALRVNSRDSLKRLDVFLSQKKTLLSRTQIKRLIEKGNVQVGGRKVKAGMRLKENDVVTLTLPKPQKLETQAEPIPLTILYEDRHLIVVDKPAGMVVHPAAGNFSGTLVNALLHYCTDLSGIGGVLRPGIVHRLDKDTSGVLVVAKEDFTHRALSAQFKEHTPLRKYVGIVFGQIPDEGQSEAIIGRHPTHRQKMSVRPRKGREARTHWQVLERYHHFCLAEFRLQTGRTHQIRVHLSSLGHPILGDPLYGGRKRLVAIEPLLLRQGLQKLRRQALHAGALGFVHPVTGEKLIFSSPLPADIEEAIALLKKLDGAGDFFSQREEWGGQKSEGIDPF